A single Alteribacter lacisalsi DNA region contains:
- a CDS encoding c-type cytochrome has product MKKILIAMFGAALIAGACGGADDGDDDTTPVDDGDDTEETEDDEMDEDAADDGEYDLAQGEEIYEANCLSCHGGDGEGASAPAIQGLDMDAVRAAIEEGPGSMPADLVEDDDEIDNVAAYVADLE; this is encoded by the coding sequence ATGAAGAAAATACTTATTGCCATGTTTGGTGCGGCGCTTATTGCAGGAGCATGCGGCGGTGCAGACGACGGTGACGACGATACCACACCTGTAGACGATGGCGACGACACGGAAGAAACTGAAGATGATGAAATGGATGAAGATGCAGCAGATGATGGCGAATACGACCTTGCTCAAGGTGAGGAAATCTATGAGGCAAACTGTCTGAGCTGTCATGGCGGAGACGGTGAAGGAGCTTCCGCACCAGCCATTCAGGGACTTGATATGGACGCCGTACGGGCGGCAATCGAGGAAGGTCCAGGAAGCATGCCGGCTGATCTTGTAGAAGATGATGATGAAATTGATAACGTAGCTGCCTACGTTGCGGATCTCGAATAG
- a CDS encoding YitT family protein: MKRRRDQQPVSPAGRILFEFAHVLLGSAIVAISFNIFLLPNRIASGGVAGISTLVEATFGFEPAFTQWAFNIPLFIAGVLLLGGSIAGSLMYGLKTLTGTIFLPAVVLMTRHLEPATMDPLLAAIFGGIGVGLGLGIVFRSHSSTGGTDLAAQIVNKYTGMSLGTCVFIMDGLVVTAAAVVFGFEFALYALIGLFATGKTIDIVQTGIGYSKMAIIISDYEEEVRQGLLTQVDRGVTKLVGYGGYTNHERPVLMCVVGRNEVTKLKQTVQTIDPQAFVIVSHASEVLGEGFNKE; encoded by the coding sequence ATGAAACGGCGCAGAGATCAGCAGCCGGTCAGCCCTGCAGGGAGAATACTGTTTGAATTTGCTCATGTCCTGCTTGGATCGGCTATTGTTGCCATAAGCTTTAATATTTTTCTTTTACCAAACCGGATTGCATCAGGAGGTGTGGCGGGAATATCCACTCTCGTCGAAGCCACTTTCGGATTTGAACCGGCATTTACGCAGTGGGCTTTTAACATTCCACTCTTTATTGCCGGTGTTCTCCTTCTTGGAGGAAGTATTGCCGGAAGCCTGATGTACGGACTAAAAACATTAACCGGTACGATCTTTCTTCCTGCAGTCGTACTGATGACCAGACACCTGGAACCGGCTACGATGGATCCGCTTCTGGCGGCCATTTTCGGAGGAATCGGTGTCGGCCTGGGGCTCGGGATTGTCTTTAGATCCCACTCCTCCACTGGGGGGACGGACCTTGCTGCTCAAATCGTAAATAAATATACAGGGATGTCACTCGGTACCTGTGTATTTATTATGGACGGCCTGGTTGTAACGGCAGCGGCGGTCGTGTTCGGATTTGAATTTGCCCTCTACGCTCTGATTGGTCTGTTTGCAACTGGAAAAACGATTGACATTGTTCAGACAGGAATAGGGTATTCTAAAATGGCGATCATTATTTCCGATTACGAAGAAGAGGTGCGCCAGGGGCTTCTTACCCAGGTGGACCGCGGTGTGACAAAACTTGTAGGCTACGGCGGTTATACGAATCACGAACGTCCGGTTCTTATGTGTGTAGTCGGCAGAAACGAGGTCACAAAATTGAAACAAACGGTGCAAACCATTGATCCACAGGCCTTCGTGATCGTAAGCCATGCGTCGGAGGTACTTGGGGAGGGTTTCAATAAAGAGTAA
- the prfB gene encoding peptide chain release factor 2 (programmed frameshift), with product MEMSDIKNELQNMAKRLADFRGSLDLENKETRIAELEELMAEPGFWDNQTEAQKVIDESNRLKEGTETYRKLESQYEDLEVSYELVKEEGDEELGADLESGVKKLVEEMNKFELQLLLNGPYDKNNAILELHPGAGGTESQDWASMLLRMYTRWSEARGFKVDTMDYLPGDEAGVKSVTLLIKGHNAYGYLKAEKGVHRLVRISPFDSSGRRHTSFASCEVMPELDDNVSEIEISPDELKIDTYRSSGAGGQHVNTTDSAVRITHVPTNTVVTCQSERSQIKNRDHAMKMLKGKLLQLRLEQQQKELDDIRGEQSDIGWGSQIRSYVFHPYNMVKDHRTNHETGNTQAVMDGELGPFIDSYLRSKID from the exons ATGGAAATGTCCGATATTAAAAATGAACTTCAGAATATGGCTAAGCGATTAGCGGACTTCAGGGGGTCTCTT GACCTTGAAAACAAAGAGACCCGTATAGCCGAGCTTGAGGAACTTATGGCCGAGCCCGGATTTTGGGATAACCAGACCGAGGCGCAGAAAGTCATCGACGAAAGTAACCGGCTTAAGGAAGGAACCGAAACCTACCGCAAACTCGAAAGCCAGTATGAAGATCTTGAAGTCTCCTATGAACTTGTAAAAGAAGAAGGCGATGAGGAGCTTGGCGCTGACCTTGAAAGCGGCGTGAAAAAACTTGTTGAAGAAATGAACAAGTTTGAACTTCAGCTTCTCCTGAACGGACCTTATGATAAAAATAACGCTATCCTCGAACTTCATCCCGGAGCTGGTGGAACGGAATCACAGGACTGGGCATCCATGCTTCTTCGCATGTATACCCGCTGGTCAGAGGCACGGGGCTTTAAAGTGGATACGATGGATTATCTTCCTGGAGATGAAGCGGGAGTCAAAAGTGTGACACTGCTTATTAAAGGGCATAATGCCTACGGATATCTGAAGGCAGAAAAAGGGGTGCACCGCCTCGTGCGGATTTCGCCATTTGATTCTTCCGGGCGCAGGCATACGTCGTTTGCGTCATGTGAAGTGATGCCGGAACTCGATGATAATGTAAGCGAAATTGAAATCTCTCCTGATGAATTGAAGATCGACACGTACCGATCAAGTGGAGCCGGCGGCCAGCACGTCAACACTACCGATTCTGCGGTTCGTATCACACACGTTCCGACAAACACGGTTGTGACGTGTCAGTCAGAGCGGTCCCAGATCAAAAACCGTGATCATGCGATGAAGATGCTGAAAGGAAAGCTTCTTCAGCTGAGACTCGAGCAGCAGCAAAAGGAACTTGACGATATCCGCGGGGAACAGAGTGACATTGGCTGGGGCAGTCAGATACGCTCCTATGTGTTCCACCCGTATAATATGGTCAAAGACCACCGGACAAACCATGAAACAGGCAACACACAGGCGGTCATGGATGGCGAACTCGGTCCATTCATCGATTCGTACCTCCGTTCCAAAATTGATTAA
- the secA gene encoding preprotein translocase subunit SecA, producing the protein MLGLLRKVIGDTDARQIKKWQKTVDQINELEESMKKLSDDDLKNKTEEFKSRYEKGETLDDLLPEAFAVTREASTRVLKMRHFDVQLIGGVCLHKGDISEMKTGEGKTLMATLAVYLNTLSGKGVHVVTVNDYLAKRDSVEMGRLYEFLGLTVGLNYNGLSKDEKREAYKCDVLYSTNNELGFDYLRDNMVIYLRQKVQRKLHFAIVDEVDSILIDEARTPLIISGSAEKSTQLYTAANSFVRMLKEEEDYTYDEKTKNVQMTDDGVSKAERVFKIDNLFDQAHVQLNHHINQAVKAHVVMKRDDDYVVQDGEVSIIDQFTGRIMKGRRYSDGLHQAIEAKEGLEIKRESMTMASITFQNYFRMYEKLAGMTGTAKTEEEEFRNIYNMNVYSIPTNEPIARDDRPDLIYKTMDAKFKAIVEKIKELYDNGQPVLVGTVSVDTSELIAGMLKRKGVRHNVLNAKNHAREAEIIENAGQQKAVTIATNMAGRGTDIKLGAGVKELGGLYVLGTERHESRRIDNQLRGRSGRQGDPGKSQFYLSLEDVLMRRFGSENMANMMDKLGLEEDQPIESKLVSRAVEQAQKRVEGNNFDARKQLLQYDDVMREQRDIIYEQRNEVLDSDNLKPIVEKMIESTIERNVQLYTPADEVPEDWNLQGIVDYINATVLNEKEIEVKDLNGLDPEEMTELITERAMEEYQAKEEEFTPERMREFEKVVLLRTVDSKWTSHIDQMDQLRQGIHLRAYGQNDPLREYKFEGFEMFEAMVAAIEENVTRYVMNAQIEGNLERKPVAEGKPVHRSPGNQQTKERKKVPFQKAETVGRNDPCPCGSGKKYKNCHGQAAGE; encoded by the coding sequence ATGCTAGGTTTACTCAGGAAAGTGATTGGCGACACCGACGCGCGCCAGATTAAGAAATGGCAGAAGACGGTGGATCAGATTAATGAACTTGAAGAGAGCATGAAGAAGCTCTCGGATGATGACCTTAAAAATAAAACGGAAGAATTCAAATCCCGCTATGAAAAAGGGGAAACACTTGACGATCTTCTACCGGAAGCGTTTGCCGTTACCCGGGAAGCCTCAACCCGGGTTCTGAAGATGCGTCATTTTGACGTACAGCTGATCGGTGGGGTCTGCCTTCATAAGGGAGATATCTCCGAGATGAAAACAGGTGAAGGTAAAACCCTGATGGCAACCCTTGCCGTTTATCTGAATACTCTTTCCGGAAAAGGGGTTCACGTAGTTACGGTCAACGATTATCTTGCCAAACGTGACTCCGTTGAAATGGGCAGGCTTTATGAATTCCTCGGCCTAACTGTAGGGCTGAACTACAACGGTTTGTCCAAGGACGAAAAGCGTGAAGCATACAAATGTGATGTGCTATACTCAACAAACAACGAGCTTGGCTTTGACTATCTACGTGACAACATGGTGATTTACTTGCGCCAGAAGGTTCAGCGCAAACTGCATTTTGCCATTGTCGATGAAGTCGACTCCATCCTGATCGATGAGGCCCGTACGCCGCTCATCATTTCCGGATCTGCGGAAAAATCGACGCAGCTTTATACAGCTGCGAACTCATTTGTGCGTATGCTTAAAGAAGAAGAGGACTACACGTACGATGAGAAAACGAAAAACGTTCAGATGACCGATGACGGTGTGAGTAAGGCAGAGCGTGTCTTTAAAATTGACAACCTGTTCGACCAGGCTCATGTGCAGCTGAACCACCATATCAATCAGGCGGTCAAGGCTCACGTTGTCATGAAACGCGACGATGATTACGTGGTGCAGGACGGGGAAGTGTCGATCATCGACCAGTTTACCGGCCGTATTATGAAAGGCCGCCGTTACAGTGACGGTCTTCACCAGGCGATCGAGGCTAAGGAAGGTCTCGAGATTAAGCGGGAAAGTATGACAATGGCCTCGATTACGTTCCAGAACTATTTCCGTATGTATGAAAAGCTTGCCGGAATGACCGGTACAGCAAAAACAGAGGAAGAGGAATTCCGTAATATTTATAATATGAACGTATACTCGATCCCGACAAACGAACCGATTGCCCGTGATGACCGGCCCGATTTAATTTACAAGACGATGGACGCCAAATTTAAAGCGATTGTCGAAAAGATCAAAGAGCTCTACGACAACGGTCAGCCGGTTCTGGTCGGTACCGTCAGTGTAGACACGTCCGAGCTGATTGCAGGCATGCTGAAACGCAAAGGTGTCCGCCACAACGTGCTGAACGCGAAGAACCACGCACGTGAAGCGGAAATCATTGAAAATGCCGGCCAGCAAAAAGCCGTTACGATCGCGACTAACATGGCCGGTCGTGGTACGGATATCAAGCTCGGTGCAGGTGTAAAGGAACTGGGCGGTCTCTACGTGCTCGGAACCGAACGTCACGAGTCCCGCCGGATTGATAATCAGCTCCGCGGACGTTCCGGACGTCAGGGTGACCCGGGTAAATCCCAGTTTTATCTGTCTCTCGAAGACGTGCTGATGCGCCGCTTCGGCAGTGAAAACATGGCGAATATGATGGATAAGCTCGGCCTTGAGGAAGACCAGCCGATTGAAAGTAAGCTTGTCTCCCGAGCAGTGGAGCAGGCGCAGAAACGGGTGGAAGGAAACAACTTTGATGCCCGTAAACAGCTTCTCCAGTACGATGATGTCATGCGCGAACAGCGAGATATCATCTACGAGCAGCGTAACGAAGTTCTCGATTCGGATAACCTGAAGCCGATCGTTGAAAAGATGATCGAATCAACGATTGAGCGGAACGTTCAGCTCTACACACCGGCAGACGAAGTTCCGGAGGACTGGAATCTTCAGGGGATCGTGGACTACATTAATGCCACCGTACTCAATGAAAAGGAAATCGAAGTAAAGGACCTGAACGGTCTTGATCCGGAGGAAATGACCGAGCTTATTACCGAGCGGGCCATGGAAGAATATCAGGCAAAAGAAGAAGAATTCACACCTGAGCGTATGCGTGAATTCGAAAAAGTTGTTCTTCTGCGCACCGTGGACTCCAAGTGGACGAGTCACATTGACCAGATGGATCAGCTTCGTCAGGGGATCCACCTCCGTGCTTACGGACAGAATGATCCGCTCCGAGAGTACAAGTTTGAAGGATTTGAAATGTTTGAGGCCATGGTCGCTGCCATCGAAGAAAACGTAACCCGATATGTGATGAATGCCCAAATTGAAGGGAACCTTGAGCGCAAGCCTGTAGCAGAAGGAAAACCGGTGCACCGCAGCCCTGGAAATCAGCAGACGAAAGAACGGAAAAAGGTGCCGTTCCAGAAAGCCGAGACTGTCGGCCGGAACGACCCTTGTCCATGCGGATCAGGCAAAAAGTACAAAAACTGCCACGGCCAGGCTGCCGGAGAGTAA
- the hpf gene encoding ribosome hibernation-promoting factor, HPF/YfiA family has product MIYNIRGENVEVTPALREYVEKKVGKLERYFDQTPSSDVHVKLQILNNDQRVEVTIPMPKLLLRAEETHTDMYAAIDLVIEKLERQIRKHKTKVNRKFRQDDSLKYMFKNELEPTMEEVPNGATTYEDEDEIDIVRTKRFDLKPMDAEEAVLQMDMLGHNFFVFSNSVSGGTNVVYKRKDGKYGLIESE; this is encoded by the coding sequence ATGATATACAACATTAGAGGAGAAAACGTAGAGGTGACTCCCGCGTTAAGGGAATATGTTGAAAAAAAGGTAGGCAAACTTGAAAGGTATTTCGATCAGACTCCATCATCCGATGTGCACGTTAAACTTCAGATCCTGAATAACGACCAGCGGGTGGAGGTTACTATTCCAATGCCGAAGCTTCTGCTTCGCGCAGAAGAAACTCATACTGACATGTACGCGGCTATTGATCTCGTGATCGAAAAGCTCGAGCGTCAGATCCGTAAGCATAAAACGAAAGTGAACCGCAAATTCCGTCAGGATGACAGTCTCAAGTATATGTTTAAAAACGAACTGGAACCAACAATGGAAGAGGTGCCAAACGGTGCCACAACGTACGAAGACGAAGATGAGATTGACATCGTCCGTACAAAACGCTTTGATCTTAAACCGATGGATGCCGAGGAAGCTGTCCTTCAAATGGACATGCTCGGACACAACTTTTTCGTCTTTTCAAACTCCGTGAGCGGAGGCACCAACGTTGTGTACAAACGTAAAGACGGAAAGTACGGCCTCATCGAATCAGAATAA
- the cspD gene encoding cold-shock protein CspD yields MQGKVKWFNAEKGFGFIEREGGDDVFVHFSAIEQEGFKSLEEGQDVEFEIVEGARGPQAANVTKL; encoded by the coding sequence ATGCAAGGAAAAGTGAAATGGTTCAACGCTGAAAAAGGTTTTGGTTTTATCGAGCGCGAAGGTGGAGACGATGTATTCGTTCATTTCTCTGCGATCGAGCAGGAAGGATTCAAGTCCCTTGAAGAAGGCCAGGATGTTGAATTCGAAATCGTAGAAGGTGCTCGCGGACCTCAAGCAGCGAACGTTACTAAACTTTAA
- the ssb gene encoding single-stranded DNA-binding protein: protein MLNQVSLVGRLARDPELYFTKGGVALSKFTVAVQRNYRNPDGEYDADFVPCVMWKGSAERLTSVCGKGSMISVNGRLQTSSYTNTENRKIYKMDMIAEAVHFLQIKPPELSTLKKQDEDEKPEPAHSSIS, encoded by the coding sequence ATGCTGAACCAGGTTAGCCTTGTTGGAAGACTTGCACGGGACCCGGAACTTTACTTCACGAAAGGAGGTGTCGCTTTATCAAAATTTACAGTGGCAGTCCAGAGGAATTACCGCAACCCGGACGGTGAGTACGATGCGGATTTTGTGCCGTGTGTGATGTGGAAGGGCAGTGCCGAACGGCTGACTTCAGTCTGCGGAAAAGGATCGATGATTTCCGTTAACGGCCGACTTCAGACGAGTAGTTACACAAACACCGAAAACCGGAAGATTTATAAAATGGATATGATCGCCGAAGCGGTTCATTTCCTGCAGATCAAGCCTCCGGAATTATCAACATTGAAAAAACAGGACGAGGATGAAAAACCGGAACCGGCTCATTCCTCAATATCCTGA
- the manA gene encoding mannose-6-phosphate isomerase, class I produces the protein MTNILFLSPEFKEKIWGGSRLLTQFDYPIPSDRTGECWGISGHKNGTNRVTGGPHDGKTVRELWENNRQLFNNEPGDEFPLLVKIIDAQDDLSVQVHPDDTYAKEHENYAFGKTECWYILDHDPDAKLILGHSAKSREELTQMVDDGEWDRLFRDVPVQKGDFYYVPSGTVHAIGKGIMILEIQQSSDITYRFYDYDRTDDAGNTRDLHLKDSVACSMVPHKDAKPEQSETREGGLHITRLISEQYFTVDHWKLNGHTSRINDHYLLMSVIEGEGTITEDGETRTIRKGVHFIIPATVRSYELNGSLTLMASQTTR, from the coding sequence ATGACAAACATTCTGTTTCTATCACCTGAATTCAAAGAAAAAATATGGGGCGGCAGCCGCCTCCTCACGCAGTTTGATTACCCGATTCCATCAGATCGCACCGGCGAGTGCTGGGGCATTTCTGGACATAAAAACGGCACAAACCGTGTCACTGGAGGCCCCCATGATGGCAAAACCGTTCGCGAACTGTGGGAAAACAACCGCCAACTGTTTAACAACGAACCTGGAGATGAATTCCCGCTCCTTGTCAAAATTATTGACGCCCAGGATGATTTGAGCGTCCAGGTTCATCCTGACGACACGTACGCAAAAGAACACGAAAACTACGCATTCGGCAAAACTGAATGCTGGTACATTCTCGACCACGACCCGGATGCCAAACTGATTCTCGGGCACAGCGCCAAATCACGTGAAGAACTCACACAGATGGTGGACGACGGCGAATGGGACCGCCTGTTCCGTGATGTTCCCGTCCAGAAAGGCGATTTTTACTACGTCCCAAGCGGTACGGTACACGCCATCGGAAAAGGGATCATGATTCTGGAAATCCAGCAGAGTTCCGACATCACCTACCGCTTTTACGATTACGACCGGACCGATGACGCCGGCAATACCCGGGACCTTCATCTCAAAGATTCCGTCGCCTGCTCCATGGTCCCGCACAAAGACGCAAAACCTGAACAGAGCGAAACACGTGAAGGCGGCCTGCACATCACCCGTCTCATTTCGGAGCAGTACTTCACCGTCGATCACTGGAAACTTAACGGACACACGAGCCGCATAAACGATCACTACCTCCTTATGAGCGTTATTGAGGGAGAAGGCACCATCACCGAAGACGGCGAAACGCGCACCATCCGAAAAGGGGTCCACTTCATCATCCCCGCCACCGTCCGAAGTTACGAACTCAACGGAAGCCTCACCCTCATGGCCTCACAGACAACCCGGTAA
- a CDS encoding alpha-glycosidase, translated as MIKEAVFHQPKSHYAYAYDKETLHIRIRTKRNDMDNVYVVHGDKYRFTPEYIQTTKMEKFASDSLFDYYQAAVKPEYRRFAYAFRLESGKETLYYNEVGFQKEGAQSRSGIGMLESPSGMFEFPFLNPVDVNNPPDWVKNAVFYQIFPERFANGDPSLNPPGTEEWTHDAEPTRDNFFGGDLQGVIDNLGYLEELGITCIYFTPFFEAKSNHKYDTIDYLKVDPQFGDNEKAKELVREARKRGIKVMLDAVFNHSGYYFPPFQDVLKNGRKSRFANWFHLREEEVVTEPQPNYDTFGFVASMPKLNTENREVKAYLLEVARYWVEDVGVDGWRLDVANEVDHQFWREFRDVVKKANPEAYILGEIWHNSMAWLGGDQFDAVMNYPVTNSILEFFAMKEIDAEAFMGRLDAIQVAYPKQVNESAFNLLDSHDTPRLLTIAEGDKDRMKLAATFQLTYTGAPCIYYGDEIGMAGGNDPGCRAPMIWDEEHQDRDLFDFYKNLIQLRKEHRALRDGTFRFLSAGKGNHYVAYERTDGNSRFVFLLNGSDEEITINLTGLGKGTFVNVEGNERFQVKRSKLKVTAGANSALILKEQ; from the coding sequence ATGATAAAGGAAGCTGTGTTTCACCAGCCTAAATCTCATTATGCGTATGCGTATGACAAGGAGACGCTTCATATCCGGATCCGCACGAAAAGAAATGATATGGACAATGTGTATGTTGTTCACGGGGACAAGTACCGCTTCACACCGGAATACATTCAGACTACGAAAATGGAGAAGTTTGCGAGCGACAGTCTCTTTGATTACTATCAGGCTGCAGTTAAACCGGAATATCGGAGATTTGCGTACGCGTTCCGTCTTGAGAGCGGTAAAGAAACGCTTTATTACAATGAGGTCGGTTTCCAGAAGGAAGGCGCCCAGTCCCGGTCCGGGATCGGCATGCTTGAATCACCTTCCGGGATGTTTGAATTTCCGTTTTTAAATCCGGTTGACGTGAACAATCCACCTGACTGGGTGAAGAACGCGGTGTTTTATCAGATTTTCCCTGAGCGGTTTGCCAACGGGGACCCGTCACTTAACCCGCCGGGCACTGAGGAGTGGACCCATGACGCTGAGCCGACAAGGGACAATTTCTTCGGGGGCGATCTGCAGGGTGTGATCGACAATCTTGGATACCTTGAGGAACTGGGTATTACGTGCATCTACTTCACTCCGTTTTTCGAGGCAAAATCAAATCATAAATACGACACGATTGATTACTTAAAGGTAGATCCGCAGTTTGGCGATAACGAAAAAGCGAAGGAGCTTGTGAGGGAAGCCCGCAAGCGTGGTATAAAAGTGATGCTGGACGCGGTGTTCAACCACAGCGGATACTACTTCCCGCCATTTCAAGATGTGCTGAAAAACGGACGTAAATCCCGTTTTGCAAACTGGTTCCACCTCCGTGAGGAGGAGGTCGTTACCGAGCCGCAGCCGAATTACGATACGTTTGGCTTTGTTGCCTCCATGCCGAAGCTGAACACGGAAAACCGTGAAGTGAAGGCGTACCTTCTTGAAGTGGCCCGCTACTGGGTCGAGGATGTAGGCGTTGATGGCTGGCGTCTTGACGTGGCAAACGAAGTAGATCACCAGTTCTGGCGCGAATTCCGTGACGTTGTGAAGAAAGCCAATCCGGAGGCGTACATTCTCGGGGAGATCTGGCACAACTCCATGGCGTGGCTTGGTGGCGATCAGTTTGATGCTGTCATGAACTACCCGGTGACGAACAGTATTCTCGAGTTTTTTGCCATGAAGGAAATTGATGCGGAGGCGTTCATGGGGCGTCTGGATGCGATTCAGGTGGCATATCCGAAACAGGTAAACGAATCGGCGTTTAACCTGCTTGATTCCCACGATACCCCCCGTCTGCTTACAATTGCCGAAGGGGACAAGGACCGGATGAAGCTGGCGGCTACGTTCCAGCTCACCTACACCGGTGCGCCGTGCATTTACTACGGAGATGAAATCGGTATGGCCGGCGGAAACGACCCGGGATGCCGCGCGCCGATGATCTGGGACGAGGAACACCAGGACCGGGACCTGTTTGATTTCTACAAAAATCTGATTCAGCTTCGTAAAGAGCATCGGGCTCTGCGTGACGGAACGTTCCGTTTCCTCTCGGCTGGAAAAGGCAATCACTATGTGGCGTATGAACGGACAGACGGCAACAGCCGATTTGTGTTCCTGTTAAATGGATCCGATGAGGAGATCACCATTAACCTCACTGGTCTCGGCAAAGGAACATTTGTAAATGTGGAAGGAAACGAGCGTTTTCAGGTGAAGCGCAGTAAGCTGAAAGTTACAGCTGGCGCGAACAGTGCGTTGATTTTGAAGGAGCAGTGA
- a CDS encoding ROK family protein, giving the protein MMKGNMPAIGIDIGGTSTRVALVDREGKILAREQEETAPQKGTKAFVNRTVEAVRRISRQADEPVYQIGIGCPGPLNPFSGTLLDPPNLPGWDGFALKKELETATGLSVTLDNDASAAALGEARFGAGAGQSSTIYITLSTGIGAGIVINGRLFSGATGNAGEIGNMIVQPGGERFGTLNAGALEGLASGTAIGREGKRKLGLDGKAETVFTKAEKGNRYAEAIIEEAAGYLAIAVANLANSFDPAVFVFGGGVMQQERMLPLLKEKTVPLLYPSMQKTLRLTLADLGQSAGVIGAALLPMYRE; this is encoded by the coding sequence ATGATGAAAGGGAATATGCCGGCGATCGGCATCGATATTGGCGGTACCAGCACCAGGGTGGCGCTGGTAGACAGAGAGGGAAAGATCCTTGCGAGAGAACAGGAAGAAACCGCACCGCAAAAAGGCACTAAAGCTTTTGTGAACCGTACAGTCGAAGCAGTTAGGCGCATCAGCAGGCAGGCAGACGAACCGGTTTACCAAATCGGAATCGGATGCCCCGGGCCGCTTAATCCGTTTTCGGGCACACTGCTTGATCCGCCTAATCTGCCAGGATGGGACGGTTTCGCTTTGAAAAAAGAGCTTGAAACCGCAACCGGCCTTTCTGTCACACTCGACAACGATGCGAGCGCAGCTGCCCTTGGGGAAGCCCGGTTCGGCGCCGGTGCCGGACAATCGAGCACCATTTACATAACTCTGAGCACCGGAATCGGTGCGGGTATCGTAATTAACGGCAGATTATTTTCAGGGGCAACCGGCAATGCAGGAGAAATCGGGAATATGATCGTGCAGCCAGGAGGGGAGCGTTTTGGCACGTTAAATGCCGGCGCTCTTGAAGGGCTCGCATCCGGCACGGCGATCGGCCGCGAAGGAAAACGAAAGCTCGGCCTGGACGGCAAAGCTGAAACAGTCTTCACCAAGGCGGAAAAAGGGAATCGGTACGCGGAAGCGATCATTGAAGAAGCCGCCGGCTATCTGGCGATTGCCGTGGCCAACCTGGCAAACAGCTTCGATCCGGCTGTATTTGTGTTCGGCGGCGGTGTGATGCAGCAGGAACGAATGCTTCCGCTGCTGAAAGAGAAAACCGTTCCGCTTCTTTATCCTAGCATGCAGAAAACACTCAGACTCACGCTTGCAGATCTCGGTCAGAGTGCCGGTGTAATCGGAGCTGCCCTGCTCCCGATGTACCGCGAATAG